From a single Theropithecus gelada isolate Dixy chromosome 8, Tgel_1.0, whole genome shotgun sequence genomic region:
- the UTP23 gene encoding rRNA-processing protein UTP23 homolog codes for MKITRQKHAKKHLGFFRNNFGVREPYQILLDGTFCQAALRGRIQLREQLPRYLMGETQLCTTRCVLKELETLGNDLYGAKLIAQKCQVRNCPHFKNAVSGSECLLSMVEEGNPHHYFVATQDQNLSMKVKKEPGVPLMFIIQNTMVLDKPSPKTIAFVKAVESGQLVSVHEKESIKHLKEEQGLVKNPEQRRRKKRKKISGPNPLSCLKKKKKAPDTQSSASEKKRKRKRIRNRSNSKVLSEKQNAEGE; via the exons ATGAAGATCACAAGGCAGAAACATGCCAAGAAGCATCTTGGCTTCTTCCGCAACAATTTCGGAGTCCGCGAGCCGTACCAGATCCTGCTGGACGGCACCTTCTGTCAGGCGGCGCTGCGGGGCCGCATCCAGCTGCGGGAGCAGCTGCCCCGCTACCTCATGGGGGAGACACAGCTGTGCACCACAAG gtgTGTATTAAAAGAGTTAGAAACGTTGGGAAACGACTTATATGGGGCAAAATTGATTGCACAAAAATGCCAAGTTCGAAATTGTCCTCATTTCAAGAATGCAGTGAGCGGATCAGAATGTCTGCTTTCTATGGTTGAAGAGGGAAATCCTCATCATTATTTTGTGGCAACACAG gaTCAGAATTTGTCTATGAAAGTAAAGAAGGAGCCTGGAGTTCCTCTCATGTTTATTATTCAGAACACTATGGTTTTGGACAAGCCTTCTCCCAAAACAATTGCGTTTGTAAAAGCGGTGGAGTCAGGTCAGCTTGTCTCAGTGCATGAGAAAGAAAGTATCAAACATCTCAAAGAGGAACAGGGTTTAGTAAAAAACCCTgaacagagaagaagaaagaagcgCAAGAAAATAAGTGGTCCCAATCCTCTTAGctgtttgaagaaaaagaaaaaggcaccgGATACCCAGTCATCTgcttctgaaaagaaaagaaaaagaaaaagaattcggAACAGATCTAACTCAAAAGTACTTTCTGAGAAGCAGAATGCAGAAGGAGAATGA